The proteins below come from a single Mya arenaria isolate MELC-2E11 chromosome 6, ASM2691426v1 genomic window:
- the LOC128238958 gene encoding tripartite motif-containing protein 2-like codes for MVDFQSRFRMYSYGFTSPERKIPVATRRELYHDTAPLIFKRRPQTHDCRVETVKEHEDKRDWEAWLLSRGLEDTCRSVDLLHYKEITDKPGEGGKRKPDKLIIRVGLKGSGDGDFVYPRGLTSTLDGDIIVADTGNNRIQIFNNYGVFKKKIGAKGSGKGQFDEPTGVTELPNGDIAVADKSNKRVQVFDNTYAFKYEFPTCSKPYAIASDQEFNIVVSTMNRTVEVYRRGGKLMYNFPVGAKQKAPSGFNITLNNKDEVIVSDPMDSKVKFFTYSGKVLYKFEPVSNNEGLAVMPSGVARTSLDQFVVADSLNHTVNLYTERGILLQQILCPTDDIGTVQACALGPEGHLITLEYSIMGQHSLKIFRYRPCDCHASRPNSSKRRTPTPQTS; via the exons ATGGTGGACTTCCAGTCTCGCTTCCGGATGTACAGCTATGGGTTCACTAGCCCGGAACGAAAAATCCCTGTGGCGACAAGGAGAGAACTCTACCATGACACCGCCCCGCTAATCTTCAAACGAAGACCTCAAA CACATGATTGCCGCGTGGAGACCGTCAAGGAGCACGAGGATAAGCGAGACTGGGAGGCGTGGCTTCTGTCACGTGGTTTAGAGGACACGTGCCGTAGTGTTGACCTTCTTCATTACAAGGAGATTACTGATAAGCCCGGGGAGGGAGGAAAGCGAAA GCCAGACAAACTTATTATCAGGGTCGGTCTGAAGGGTTCTGGTGACGGAGACTTTGTCTATCCCAGGGGTCTCACGTCCACACTGGACGGTGATATCATAGTGGCAGACACAGGCAATAACCGCATACAAATCTTCAACAATTATGGCGTGTTTAAGAAGAAGATTGGGGCCAAAGGCTCCGGTAAAGGACAGTTTGACGAACCAACAGGAGTCACTGAGCTGCCAAATGGTGATATTGCTGTTGCTGATAAGAGCAACAAGCGTGTCCAAGTTTTCGATAATACGTATGCATTTAAGTACGAGTTTCCAACTTGTAGCAAACCGTATGCTATAGCAAGTGACCAAGAATTCAATATTGTTGTTTCCACGATGAACAGAACGGTTGAAGTCTACAGGAGAGGAGGGAAATTGATGTACAACTTTCCAGTAGGTGCAAAACAGAAGGCACCAAGCGGTTTCAATATAACACTGAACAACAAAGACGAAGTCATCGTCAGCGACCCTATGGACAGTAAAGTCAAATTCTTTACCTACTCTGGAAAGGTGCTTTACAAATTTGAACCAGTTTCTAACAACGAAGGGCTCGCTGTGATGCCAAGTGGAGTTGCTAGAACCTCTCTGGATCAATTTGTGGTCGCTGATTCCCTGAACCACACTGTCAACTTGTACACAGAAAGGGGAATTCTGCTGCAGCAAATACTCTGCCCAACAGACGACATTGGAACGGTCCAGGCATGCGCATTGGGACCGGAAGGTCACCTGATTACTCTTGAGTATAGCATTATGGGACAGCatagtttgaaaatattcaGGTACAGACCATGTGACTGCCATGCGAGTAGACCAAACTCAAGTAAGCGAAGAACGCCAACACCACAAACGTCTTAG
- the LOC128237744 gene encoding uncharacterized protein LOC128237744, translated as MSSSGLAGPFGPPYPVTGAWFKDRYSYEEWNQTLHQFSLQGGDSVILRAPPVQLTTRQELVDNPNFKWCVKRHENGSSSHCVDDAFRELSDLDVNVVTLLTYQYEERFEAASMLACEQYDKMIVADRIYMRLVLPHNKTNKCDYRNTNVTVLFTSFAGTDPHELLLDAAHEYKMAVYFGVPGLPSSAMKTQKLSSQPIFTSYSLFLERVLESHSVKYSNRSLLKGYFLSDDFNMPMPSKGAHFDILKYTYQTVKKHNKQFGVDNVVNTNKLLGGNQLGDIINSFRAIATQSDVISVRDGRGSGLTALFWETQRSRDIQSVDPTLFNILQNKIPSLITNATTFQDVYNNSTSEVFDALAKERDDISKTSNSSFVLWLNIEAYDELHSDDLCLPVDRAGSGVGRMLNKITKPRVDHVLTHAGTAVQKIVSLAWDPSFTCTTKDHPYPLRSQIVSDMGRPIISRCFFHSSFNRSVVVIGYNLEGETQGFTVDWPNVNGHRVKNDRVYGYYFELDWGRQHGRIESLEYVQMYDPYDVISLAPKGYVNIKANNSYNGCSFVYDFTNKSDESLKNDSRKLRKNFVREKQKPVRRVEAQDTPFTSN; from the exons ATGTCAAGTTCAGGATTAGCGGGTCCGTTTGGTCCGCCCTATCCGGTAACAGGGGCGTGGTTTAAGGATCGTTACAGTTACGAGGAATGGAATCAAACATTGCACCAGTTTTCCCTTCAGGGTGGGGACTCTGTAATCCTGCGAGCGCCACCTGTACAGCTGACGACCAGGCAGGAACTTGTGGATAATCCCAATTTTAAG TGGTGCGTCAAACGTCATGAAAACGGGAGCAGCAGCCACTGTGTTGATGACGCCTTCAGAGAACTCTCAGACCTTGACGTCAACGTGGTTACACTATTAACGTACCAGTATGAAGAACGCTTCGAAGCAGCGTCCATGTTAGCTTGTGAGCAATACGATAAAATGATCGTTGCTGACAGGATATACATGCGATTGGTTCTACCTCATAACAAAAC AAACAAGTGTGACTACAGGAACACGAACGTCACCGTCCTCTTTACTTCCTTCGCAGGGACAGATCCGCACGAACTACTTCTTGACGCGGCGCATGAATACAAAATGGCGGTGTATTTCGGTGTTCCAGGTTTGCCATCGTCTGCTATGAAAACCCAAAAACTTTCAAGTCAACCCATTTTCACATCTTATAGTCTGTTTCTTGAACGTGTTTTAGAATCACACAGTGTCAAATACAGTAATAGGTCTTTACTGAAGGGCTACTTTTTGTCGGACGATTTCAATATGCCAATGCCATCAAAAGGCGCACACTTCGACATTCTTAAATATACCTACCAGACAGTTAAAAAGCATAACAAACAATTTGGTGTAGATAATGTAGTCAACACGAACAAACTACTCGGCGGTAACCAACTTGGTGACATCATCAACTCATTCAGGGCTATTGCGACACAAAGTGACGTCATTTCTGTCAGAGACGGCCGGGGATCAGGATTAACGGCTTTATTTTGGGAGACACAGAGATCTCGGGACATCCAGTCCGTAGACCCCACCCTGTTTAACATACTGCAAAATAAGATTCCATCTCTGATTACAAACGCAACGACATTTCAAGATGTCTATAACAACAGTACAAGTGAG GTATTCGATGCTCTTGCCAAGGAAAGGGATGACATTTCAAAGACTAGCAACTCTTCATTTGTCCTCTGGTTGAATATTGAAGCATATGATGAGCTGCACTCCGATGACCTATGTCTTCCGGTGGACAGGGCGGGGTCCGGGGTAGGCCGAATGTTAAACAAGATCACAAAACCACGTGTTGATCACGTGTTGACACACGCTGGAACCGCCGTTCAGAAAATCGTGTCTTTGGCCTGGGACCCTAGTTTTACCTGCACTACAAAGGATCACCCATACCCCTTACGAAGCCAGATTGTGTCAGATATGGGCAGGCCTATTATCTCACGATGCTTCTTTCACAGCAGTTTCAACCGATCTGTTGTCGTCATTGGTTACAACCTTGAAGGGGAAACACAAGGCTTTACA GTTGATTGGCCTAACGTCAACGGGCATCGAGTAAAGAATGACCGAGTGTATGGCTATTATTTCGAGTTGGATTGGGGACGCCAACATGGACGGATAGAATCTTTAGAATACGTGCAGATGTATGATCCTTATGACGTCATCAGTCTCGCGCCAAAGGGTTACGTCAACATAAAGGCTAATAACAGTTACAATGGCTGCTCTTTCGTGTATGACTTTACAAATAAATCCGATGAATCACTCAAGAATGATTCCAGAAAGCTTAGGAAGAATTTCGTTCGCGAGAAGCAAAAACCTGTTCGTAGAGTGGAGGCTCAGGACACGCCCTTCACCAGTAATTAG